From Segatella copri, the proteins below share one genomic window:
- a CDS encoding AraC family transcriptional regulator has product MKLMKRLYIILIVLLSSMLLLLDSCTQKKMVIGVSQCCSGVWREKVNNEMRLAQYQYKNVDLLFTTAENDGQRQARQIDSMIARKVDLIVVAPDNVNDVTPAIERAYRAHIPVILFDRKVKTTHYTASIGGDNVEAGREVARFLARKLDGKGTVVEITGLKDASPVIERHRGFQEVMKNYPGIKVVTLESNWKMERAQELMKQYLDKGGHADGVFGHSDLGAIGAFLEAERRGIDKQMLIVGIDGLPGEWEGVDRVKRGQFAASYVYPTQGEKIMELAMNILQGKSYKKDNVMKSFLATQENCDAIALQYQDLVAKMKNLDQISDSLDSYSKVSRIQKWMLLIAFIVVLIQFFVIYYIYKVYRKKLQKQKAVARGFIENKEGWAAELNHLDESDRYFMDRFKKKILENMGNADMKMDDLGAQMQLSKVQLYRKVKAMTGKTPAELLKEMRLQRAYTLLQQTDKTISEVSAEVGFALPGYFSSCFKKQFGVLPTDFRNEQASKKK; this is encoded by the coding sequence ATGAAATTAATGAAAAGACTCTATATTATATTAATAGTATTACTTAGTAGTATGCTTCTTCTTCTGGATTCATGCACCCAGAAGAAGATGGTGATTGGTGTGTCGCAATGTTGCAGCGGAGTTTGGCGCGAGAAGGTGAATAATGAGATGCGACTGGCGCAGTATCAATATAAGAATGTGGATTTGCTGTTTACTACTGCAGAGAACGACGGGCAACGCCAGGCTCGCCAGATAGACAGTATGATAGCCAGGAAGGTAGATTTAATCGTGGTGGCCCCTGATAACGTGAATGATGTTACTCCCGCCATCGAGCGAGCTTATCGTGCGCATATCCCGGTTATTCTCTTTGACAGAAAGGTAAAGACAACCCATTATACAGCTTCCATCGGTGGCGATAATGTAGAAGCGGGTAGGGAAGTAGCCCGCTTTCTTGCCAGGAAGCTGGATGGAAAAGGTACCGTTGTTGAGATTACGGGCTTGAAGGATGCTTCTCCTGTCATCGAGCGCCATCGTGGTTTTCAAGAGGTGATGAAGAATTACCCGGGAATCAAGGTGGTTACCCTGGAAAGCAACTGGAAGATGGAACGTGCCCAGGAGTTGATGAAGCAATATCTGGATAAGGGCGGACATGCGGATGGCGTGTTCGGACATAGCGACCTGGGAGCCATAGGAGCCTTTCTGGAAGCAGAGAGACGAGGCATTGATAAGCAGATGCTGATAGTAGGCATTGATGGATTGCCTGGAGAATGGGAAGGAGTGGATAGAGTGAAGAGAGGACAGTTTGCAGCTTCTTATGTCTATCCTACCCAGGGCGAAAAGATTATGGAATTGGCGATGAATATCCTTCAGGGTAAATCCTATAAGAAGGATAATGTGATGAAATCATTTCTTGCTACCCAGGAAAACTGCGATGCCATCGCCCTACAATATCAGGATTTGGTAGCCAAGATGAAGAATCTGGATCAGATTTCTGACAGTCTTGATTCTTATTCAAAGGTTTCCCGTATCCAGAAATGGATGCTTTTGATCGCCTTTATTGTAGTTCTGATTCAGTTCTTTGTCATCTACTATATATATAAGGTATATAGAAAGAAGCTGCAGAAACAGAAAGCCGTGGCTCGTGGCTTTATCGAGAACAAGGAGGGCTGGGCTGCTGAACTGAATCATCTGGATGAGAGTGATCGTTACTTCATGGATCGTTTCAAGAAGAAAATCCTTGAGAATATGGGCAATGCTGATATGAAGATGGATGATTTGGGAGCCCAGATGCAGTTGAGCAAGGTGCAGCTCTATCGCAAGGTGAAGGCTATGACAGGAAAAACGCCTGCCGAGCTCCTGAAAGAGATGCGCCTGCAGAGAGCCTATACCCTCTTGCAGCAAACAGACAAGACAATCTCTGAAGTTTCGGCAGAAGTAGGCTTTGCGTTACCGGGCTATTTCTCTTCCTGTTTCAAGAAGCAGTTTGGAGTTCTTCCTACCGATTTTAGAAATGAACAGGCATCTAAAAAGAAATAG